In Bordetella holmesii ATCC 51541, the following proteins share a genomic window:
- a CDS encoding acyltransferase family protein has translation MKLLRFVLRALLVLPWLLFGLFCVSVVYRALSIARRAALNRFWSRWLMRLCGVRLTIRGEPRMQAAVLWAANHVSWIDIFVVNAVRATSFVAKSEIRRWPVIGSLAAGAGTLFIERTQRHAVHAMGQSIHECFARGDAVGLFPEGTTTEGLDLKPFHASLFEPARADGVDIQPVALRYLHHGKRSGFAAFVGEESLVANLWRVLGATGLAVDVVFLPPVATVREDGTPYTRLELSRLTREAILTQL, from the coding sequence TTGAAGCTCTTGCGCTTTGTACTGCGCGCCTTGCTGGTGCTGCCTTGGCTGTTGTTCGGGCTATTTTGCGTGAGCGTGGTGTACCGGGCGCTGTCGATTGCCAGGCGCGCTGCGCTCAACCGGTTCTGGTCACGCTGGCTGATGCGGCTGTGCGGCGTGCGGCTGACCATCCGTGGCGAGCCGCGCATGCAAGCGGCGGTACTCTGGGCGGCCAACCATGTATCGTGGATCGATATCTTCGTGGTCAATGCGGTGCGCGCCACCTCGTTCGTGGCTAAGAGCGAAATACGCCGCTGGCCGGTGATCGGTTCGCTGGCTGCCGGTGCCGGCACGCTGTTCATCGAGCGCACCCAGCGCCATGCCGTGCACGCAATGGGGCAGTCCATACATGAGTGTTTCGCTCGTGGGGACGCGGTGGGCCTGTTTCCGGAGGGCACCACGACCGAAGGGCTGGATCTCAAGCCTTTTCATGCCAGTCTGTTCGAGCCGGCCCGCGCCGATGGCGTGGATATCCAGCCGGTGGCATTGCGCTATCTGCATCACGGCAAACGCAGCGGTTTTGCCGCGTTCGTCGGCGAAGAGAGCCTGGTGGCCAATCTCTGGCGCGTCCTGGGCGCGACGGGGCTTGCGGTCGACGTGGTGTTTTTGCCGCCGGTGGCCACCGTGCGCGAAGACGGCACGCCCTATACGCGCCTGGAGCTCTCGCGCCTGACGCGCGAGGCCATTCTCACGCAGCTCTGA